From Coffea arabica cultivar ET-39 chromosome 10e, Coffea Arabica ET-39 HiFi, whole genome shotgun sequence, one genomic window encodes:
- the LOC140015174 gene encoding uncharacterized protein: MCWDEEGKRKILDPTAVPWIEEAREKVKLIRQRIQTAQSHQKSYADNRMKDLEFAVGDQVFLKITPLKASWMSRKGKKLQPRFVGPYKILQRVGNVAYKWELPSSLSRIHNIFHVSMLKKYHPDPSHVLQSENVEIDEALTYEEKPIKLLDRKVKELRNKRIPLVKVLWRNHELEEATWEVEEEIRGKYPNLFPNQAMLVVN; the protein is encoded by the exons ATGTGTTGGGATGAAGAAGGTAAACGAAAGATTTTGGACCCCACTGCAGTgccttggattgaggaagcGCGAGAAAAAGTGAAGTTAATACGTCAGAGGATTCAAACCGCACAGAGTCATCAGAAGAGCTATGCAGACAATCGAATGAAGGATTTAGAATTTGCGGTTGGAGATCAAGTTTTTCTTAAGATTACTCctctcaaagcaagttggatgtcaagaaaaggaaagaagttgcAACCTAGATTCGTAGGGCCTTATAAAATTCTTCAACGTGTAGGAAATGTGGCTTATAAGTGGGAATTGCCATCAAGTTTATCTCGGATCCATAACATTTTTCATGTATCGATgctcaagaaatatcatccagacccgTCTCATGTCCTGCAATCGGAAAATGTTGAGATCGATGAGgcactgacctatgaggagaaaccgataAAGCTTCTAGATCGTAAGGTGAAAGAACTGAGGAATAAGCGAATTCCGTTGGTGAAAGTTCTATGGAGGAACCACGAActagaggaagcaacttgggaagtagaagaagaaattCGAGGAAAATATCCAAATCTATTCCCaaatcaag CAATGTTAGTTGTTAATTAG